Genomic window (Paraburkholderia phenazinium):
AAGGCGATGCCGCTGGGGAACGTGACGCATATGACGGATGATGAGCGTCAGAAGATTGCGGCATGGTTCCAGGGCGGGGCGTTGAAGTAAGTTACTGGGGTTGGTAGTAGGTGAGTAGCGGGCTTTTCGTGTGAGCGGAAGGCCCGTTTTTCTTTGGGTGCAGCGAGCGTATCAAGCGTCATGTCGAGCGGCGTCCGGGCTCACAGACGATATGCGCTCACTCATAATTGTATCCCTCAGGCTACAAAATTCGCCATTTTACCGAAAAATGTAGCCCGAAGGGCACAATCGTTATATTGTTATTTGTGCCTTCTGGGCTACAATATTGCTTGGTTACCGCAAATATGATGCCCTGGGGCTACAAATGACTACACTCGCCGATGTCTCGGACATGCTAAAGGAAGTGCGTCGCGAAACCAGTCTGTCACAGTATGAACTGGCGCGGCGCGCCGGTGTTGCGCGAACTACCGTCGCACGCATGGAAACACTCGCGAAAAATGACATGAGCGTATCGGTACTCGTGCGTCTGCTCGAAGCGGCAGGCTACGATCTCAAGGTCGTCGCGCATGGTCATGGCCGCACGCTCGAGGATATCCTCGCCGAGCAACGCGCTACGTCGGGTCCCAACCAATGAGGCTCGATGTCCAGGTGCAAGGCAGAAAAGTTGCGACGCTCTTTCGCGAGCGCGACGAATATGTCCTTCAATATGAAGCCGACGCTGCTCCGGGCGATTTCGTCAGCCTGACCATGCCTGTACGCCAGGAAGCATGGCGTTGGCCACGCGACCTGCATCCGTTCTTTCGCCAGAATCTGCCCGAAGGCTATTTGCTGAACCTGATCCGGGAACAATTTGGGCCCTTGCTCGACGGGACCGACTTGTCGCTACTCGCGGTGGTGGGTGCAATGGGAATCGGACGTGTCACCGTGACACCCGAGGGCGTCGCGCCCGGCACCGAGTTGCAGGCCCTGGATATCAAAGATGTCCTTCATGGCGACAACACCGCGGAGCATTTTGCCGCGCTGGTTCGCGATTACGCGCGCGCCGCCATCTCGGGTGCCGTACCGAAGTTCATCGCGCCGCAAAGAAGCTCGACGGAGCGCCCTGCCTTTGATGGTCCGCTTGGCAAACCCACGATTCGGACCAGCCGATACATCGTCAAAGGTTCGGACGAGAATACGCCGTTCCTTGGCTTCAACGAGTTCTATTCGATGCGCGTGCTCGAACGTCTCGGCGTGGCGCCCGTAGCGCGTACACAGATGTCGGACGATGGCCGGGCACTCGTCGTCGAACGCTTCGACGTCAATGCAGAAGGGTTCCCCGTTCATGGGGTCGAAGACATGTGCGGGTTGCTCGGTCTGCCGCCGCATGAAAAATACAACTCGACCACGGAGAAAGTACTCAATGTCGCGAAAGCTTATTTGCTGGATCGGATCAGCATGCGGCAGCAGTTGGAACAATTAGGCTGGCATCTGCTTAGCAACTATGTGGTGCGTAACGCGGATTGCCATACCAAGAACATTGCTCTTTTCTATACGTCCGTCGATGACGTCGCATTCACACCTGTCTACGACATTGTGACCACGCAGGCCTATCCGCGCTTTGCAGTGAATCCTCCTGGACTGGCAGTCGATGGCCGTAAGACATGGGCGGCCGGCAAAGCGCTTGAACGCTTTTTCAATTCCCGCGCCGGCATCGCACCACCCAAATATGCGGCAATGGTGGAGGCCTTATGCGACTCTGCGGTGACGGTCGGCCATGAAGTGATCGAGGCAGCAAAGAACGAGCCGCAATGGCGCGGCGTAGCCAAACAGATGCTGCACGCGTGGAACGATGGCATGGAGTCGCTGCGCACTCCGAAGAAAAGCGTTCAGTTCAAGAACCTCAAACCTGTCATCGCAGCAGCCGGCTTTTCGGCACCGGAGCCCCCGGAGCGTTCACGCGAAATCATCGGACAGTCGCCGTTACTTGCCAAACGCGGCCGCACGAAAAACTGACACTCAATACAAAAACGCCCGAGGCGATTGCCCCAGGCGTTCTGTTCTTCCTGCGACCAACCCAGCCGCATCTCACACGTCATCCGCTACGCCATCAAACCGTCACCGCGCTCAATGCGTCCTCGGTCAACCACAGCGACTCGGCAAGATCCTGCTCGTTAAGATTGAGCCCGTCACCGCCACGATCCACCACGACGAAATCGCTCACATCGCCAAGCGCGATCAGTGGGTGATGCCACACGCCCTTCGCGTAGTTCACGCCCTGCCAGCCGCTCGTCACGAACGCGCGAATCTGCGCAGCATCGAGCTCGCCGGCCGGCGCCACGACGACGAGATACGGCTTGTCGTTCAGCGGCACAAACGCCTGACTGCCGAGCGGATGTCGCTCGAGCATCTTCACCTCGAACGGCAGCACGCGCGGCTGGCCGCGAAACAGGTTCACCAGCGCACGACCGCCCTCGTCCGTCACGTCCACCTTCGCGAGATCGTGATAGCGGATCGTGGTGCCGAGGTTGATCGGAATCTGCTTCGCGCCTTCGAGTTCGATCACGTCGCCGAACAGGGCGAACGCATCCTTCGTCAACGGTTCGATGGCGAGCGTTTTCATTATGCGAGCGTACCCCACAGACGCAGACGCGAGACACCGCCGTCCGGAATGATGTTAAAGCGCACGTGCGTCACCGGCCCGAGCGACGCGAGTTCGCTTTCGAAATAGTGCTGGTTGTCCATCTTCAGTTTCTGTTCACCCAGCAGCACCGGCCAGAACATGGCTTGCGTGATCAGCGAGCTGTCCGTACCGCCCGTCACGTACGCCGCCTGGATCGAGCAACGGTCCGGATAGTTGCCCTTGAAGTGCGCCGTATCCACTTCGATCTTGCGGATCACGCCCGGTTGCGCCAGCGCGACGATCGCCCAGTCGTTACCCGGTTCGCGACGACGGCGCGTTTCCCAGCCGTCGCCCATATTGACACCACGACCCGGCATCAGGATCGTCGACGCAGCGCCGAAGTGCTGGTTGTTCGCGGCGACCAGATACGCGCCGTTTTCCATCGCGGCCAGATCGAACTGCTCGGTGCGGCTCGCGCCGGCCCAGTCCACTTGCGGCTGGCCGTAGACGCGCAGACGCGCAATCCCGCCGTCCGGGTAGATGTTCACGCGCAGGTGCGTGTACGCATTGGCGTCGCTGACTTCGTGATAGTGGTGGCTATTGCCTTGCAGCGTGGTCGACGGAACGATTTCGGTCCACTGGGTCGACTGGTTCGGCACACCGTCCACCACGCGTGCCGCCTCCACCGACGCCGCCGGCGGGAAATTGCCCGTGAAGTGGCTCGTATCGAGGTCGAGACCCTTGATCACGCCCGGACGCGCCAGCTTCACCACGCACCAGTCGTAACCGGTGGTGCGCTTGCGGCGCGTTTCCCAGCCGTCCATCCACTTGCCGTGATCGTCGTATTTGCCCGGAATGAAGACAGCAGGTTCCGGATTCAGCATCCGGTCCTTCGGCGCGAAGAAATCGTCGCTCGCCTCGAGCGCCTGCGCGCCGAGACGCGGGTCCGCCAGGTTCACATAGCGGCGCGTGAAGTCCGGGGCGTTAGGGTCGAGAATCGGGAGTGCCATCGTTGTCTTCCTTCCTGTCTAATAGTGCTAAAAAACGCTTCGGTTCGAGAGTCGCAACGCCGCATGACAAAGCTCGCGCGTGCATGCTGATCCTGACGCGCGGTTACGCGTCGATCAGGTCGTCGAGTCTGAAGCGCGCGATACGGTAGATCTGGTCGAGGCTCGCGCGCAGTTCGTCGGCGCGGCTATTGTTCACGCGCGCTTCGAAGTTGGCGATGATGCCGTGGCGGTCATAGCCACGCACCGCGAGAATGAACGGGAAACCGAATTTCTCGCGATACGCCGCGTTCAGCCCCACCAGCTTGTCGAATTCTTCCTGCGTGCATTGGGACAGGCCCGCACCGCTCTGTTCGCGGGTCGACTCGGCCGTCAGTTCGCCGCGCACGGCAGCCTTGCCCGCGAGCTCCGGGTGGGCATTGATAAGCGCGAGCTGCTTCGTTTCGCCGGCCGTTTCGACTGCGTTCGACATTGTGTGATGCAAGGCGTCGATGCTGGCAAAAGGCCGTTGCCCGGCCGCGAGTTCCGCGACCCACGGCGAATGCTCGAAGATGCCCGACAGCGCTGCGACGAATGCGTCGGTCGAGATGCGGTTCAGTTGGTCCAGAGTGTATTGCATCGCCTTCATGCCGCAGCCCCGCGGTAGTTTTGTTGGTAAGGATGGTGTTCGCGCCAGTGCCGCGCAATGTCGACGCGCCGCGTGACCCACACGCGATCGTGCTGTTCGAGATGGTCGAGGAAGCGCTGCAGCGCGCGGAACCGGCCCGGGCGGCCCAGCAGCCGGCAGTGCATGCCGATTGAAAGCATCTTCGGCGCTTCGTCGCCCTCTTCATAGAGCACGTCGAACGCATCGCGCAGGTATGTGAAGAAGTGATCGGCGGTGTTGAAGCCTTGCGGGCTCGCAAAGCGCATGTCATTGGTATCGAGCGTGTACGGCACGATCAGTTGCGGCGTCTTCGCGCCGCCGCTGACCTCGACATCCATCCAGAACGGCAGGTCGTCGCCGTAGTAATCCGAGTCGTACAGGAAGCCGCCGTATTCGGCGACCAGACGGTGCGTATTGGGACTGTCGCGGCCGGTGTACCAGCCGAGCGGCCGCTCGCCCGTCACGCGTTCGATCGCTTCCATGCCGAGGCGCATGTGCTCGGCCTCTTTCTCCGGCGACACATCCTGATAGTGAATCCAGCGGTACCCGTGGCACGCAATCTCATGCCCCAATTCGACAAAGGCGCGCCCGAGATCGGGATGACGCTCGATCGCCATGCCGACGCCGAATACGGTCAACGGCAAGCCACGTTTTTCGAATTCGCGCAGGATGCGCCAGACACCCGCCCGCGAGCCGTATTCGTAGATCGACTCCATGCTCATGTGGCGCGCCGGATAGGCGGCCGCGCCGACGATCTCGGACAGGAACTGCTCCGAGCCCGGATCGCCATGCAGCACGCAGTTTTCACCGCCCTCTTCGTAATTCAGCACGAATTGCACCGCGACGCGCGCCCGTCCGGGCCAGTTTGCCTGCACCGGGTGGCGGCCGTAGCCGATCAGATCGCGTGGATAGTTCGAGTCGAGTGGCATGGTTTAACGAATGCGTGGTGACAAAACGGGGTGACGGAACTTGAGGAACCAGTGTAGCGAAAACACCCGGGTGCGCCCATACACCCGGGCAGATAGTGCGTGTCAGACGCAATGTATGTGCGCGGCCGGCCCGCACGGGCGTTCGGCCCCGCTCGCGCTAGCGTTTACCCGTCCTTGAGAGGCGTTTTCCGCATTCTCGCTGCTTAGCGAAGGTGCTGCCCGGTGTCCGCGTTTCACATCCGGCCGGCGCGGGAAACGCGGGGCGGCATCGGGTTTGGATTAGCCTCCGTCGGGCTGAAGGCTTCCAGCGCGCCGTCGTAGCGTTTCGCCAGCGGCCGCGCATAGTCGCCGCGCTTGGCGGTGGCAAGGCGCAACGTCACCAGCGCCTCCACCCACTTCACCGCGGCCGTCACTCCTTCGACAACCGGCGCCCCCAGCGCGTCCTCGATCTCCGCACAGAGTTCGGCCATCCCCGCGCAACCGAGCACGATGGCGTCCGACCCGTCCTCTTCCAGCGCGCGGCGGCATTCGTCGAGAATGATGCGGCGCGCGGCGGACCCTGGCTGGTCCAGCTCGAGCACCGCGACATCGGTAGCGCGCACGTTGCGGCAAAAGCGCGTCATGCCGTAGCGCTCGGCAAGGTGCCAGGCCATGCCGCAGGTGCGTGAGAGCGTCGTCACGACCGAAAAGCCTGGCGCCAGCACACTGGCCGCGTGCATCGCCGCTTCGGCAATCCCGATCACGGGCCCACGCGCCAGTTCACGTGCCGCATACAGGCCGGGGTCGCCGAAACACGCAATCACGTAACCGTCGCAGCCTTCGCGCTCGCCCGCTGCGATCTCGGCCAGCAGGCCGGGCGTGGCGAGCGCCTCGTCGTAATAGCCCTCGATCGACGGCGGCCCCATGGACGGACTCACCGCGATCAGTTCGGTCCCAGGTGCGACGACTTCCCGTGCGCAGCGCCCCATCGCCTCCGTCATGCGCACGGTGGTGTTCGGGTTGATCAGTTTGATACGCATCTCGAACTCCTGTTGCAATCGGCTTACCGGATGGTCAAAGCGCGGTAGAACACGGCGCCGAGCGCCGCACCGATGAACCACGAGAAATTGGCCATGCCGTCGAGCGACGGCACCATCACGCAGATCACCGCAATCACCGCAGCGGGCAGCAAGGCGGCGACGGCCTTGTAATTCACACCGTTGCGATACCAGTACGCGCCCGTTTCGGACACGGTGTAGAGATCGTTCAGTACGATCTTCTGACGCTTCACCAGATAAAAATCAACAATCAGGACACCATACAAAGGACCGATGAAACTGCCCAGCACATCGAGCGTGTAGTGAATCACTGCCGGGTTGTTGAACAGGTTCCACGGCGTAATGAAAATCGACGCGACCGCTGCCAGCATCCCGCCCATGCGCCAACTGATGAACCGCGGTGCAACGTTGGAGAAATCGAAGGCCGGCGAAACGAAGTTAGCCACGATATTGATCCCGATCGTCGCAATCGTAAAGGTCAACGCACCGAGAATCACCGCGCTCGGATAGTCGATGCGGCCGACCGTTTCCACCGGGTCGGTGATCAACTGGCCGAACACCGGCAGCGTCGCGGCGGTCGTGACCACGGTCACCAGCGAGAAAGCGAGGAAGTTGACCGGCAAGCCCCAGAAATTGCCTTTCTTCACGCTGCGGAAGCTCTTGCCGTAGCGGGAGAAATCGCCGAAATTCAGCATCGGTCCCGAGAAATACGACACCACCAGCGAGATTGCCGTGATCATCACCGGCACCACTTCGAGCCCGTGATATTTGACGCCGCCCAGGTTGATGCCAATGTTCTGCCAGCCCGCGCGCCACACCATATAGCCCGCAAGGACGAACATCACCACGTACACGGCCGGCCCGGCGAAATCGATAAACTTCTTGATCGTCTCCATGCCGTGCCAGAACACCAGGGCCTGCAGCACCCATAGCAACATGAAGCCGCACCAGCCGACTGTGGAAAGTCCCATGAACCCATGACGATGCACGTCCGCGTAGGGCAGCAGTTGCGGGAAAAATTTCAGCAGCACGATCACCAGTGCACTCGACGCGAGATACGTCTGAATGCCGTACCACGCGACGGCGATCAGGCCGCGAATCACTGCGGGAATGTTCGCACCGAGCACGCCGAACGTCGCACGACACGCGACTGGATACGGCACGCCGTTCTGCTGGCTCGGCTTGGCAATCAGGTTGCACAACAGGTTGACGATGGTAATGCCGACCAGCAACGCAATCAGCACCTGCCAACTGGTGAGACCGAGTGCGAACAGACTGCCGGCGAACACGTAACCGCCCACGCTGTGTACGTCTGACATCCAGAACGCGAAGATGTTGTACGCACTCCAGGTCTGGTGACGCAGCGGCGCGAGGTCTTCGTTATAGAGGCGCTCGCTGTAGCCGGTAGGTATGCCGGGGTCGGTAGCGGGACCTTCATCGTCGAAGGCGGGAATAGCGGGATTACGCGGTGCTGCACTGAACTGAGCCATGGTTCCTCCTTGAGTATGGGGACCGTCGATTGCAAAACGACGGGCAATGCATCCGACACGCACGGCGCCCTTCCCGGCCGGGTTGGACTGCGCGCATCGCGGCTCCGCGGTTGTCTCCGTACTTATATGGACAACTAAGCACTTGTTGTTATCGCTTCGCCACCAGCCGCGGGCTCGCGCCGAAACGTTCTCGCGCTTACGCAGCCCCTTGCAGGCAGCCACGCGCAGATCGTATGGACGAGCTTCGCCACACCGTCTGTTCGCGATGATTCATCAGTTCCTGTTTAGTGCAGCGCGTAGCCGCGCTCTTTTTTGCGCGCGCCATCCAACGCGCGGGCGACTCACATCAGGCTGCCGCGGTCTTTCCCGGCCGTAAGCCGAACACTTCGTGCAGATCCGCTGCGCCGCGGGCCGGCCTGTCGAGCATCTTCAGTTCGACGCTTTGCAAATGGCGCGACATCAGGGCCGCCGCCTCTTTGGCATCGCCGGCGTCGAGCGCGGCGAGAATCGCTTCGTGGTCTTCGAACGAACACGGGCTGCGCCCGAGCGATTCGTACAAAGCCGAAATCAAGGTTGAACGCGCAACCAGTCCATTCAGGCAGTCGCACAACACCGTATTGCCCGTGAGCGAGGCCAGTGCCGTGTGGAACTCGCCGGAGAGGCGGATCCACGCAGAAAAATCGCGCGTTTCGAACGCCTTGCGTTCGCGGCCAATCATGCTGCCCATATTCTTCAGACGACGCGGACCATGTCCAGCGCAGATCCGCTCCACCACCGCCAGCTCGATGATGCGACGCATCTCGAACACTTCGTGCACTTCCTGCAGCGACGGACTCGCGACGAAGGCGCCGCGGTTCGGCTCGAGATCGACGAGCCGGTCGGTCGCGAGAAGCGCGAGCGCCTGGCGGATCGGTCCGCGCTTGACGCCGAATACTTCGCACAACTGTGCTTCCGTGAGCTTGGCCCCAGGCGCGAGCCGATGCTCGAGGATCGCGGCGCGGATGCGCTCGGCGATCGCTTCGGGTTTCGAACCATTTGAGCCGGCTAGGGATGGGGTCGACATGATATGCGTTCCGTTATGATGCCCATCATAGGATGGACACAATGATTGTCAACAATTTCAATATTGAATTTTCGACAATCGTAGACCAAGGCGATAGGTTGAGCCCATCGGGCCCGGCAGATGGCTTGTCCAGCTTGGCCTGGCGTCTGATTCGCGGAAATCGGCCAGCTTTCTGGCGGCGGATTTTGTCAACAAAATCTGCATTTTCCACTTGACGGGATGTCCGTGGGCGCCCCGAAAAATTGACCGTTAGTTGCGTTTTATGCCTGCAAAAAAGCGGGCCATGCCCGCTTCGCCCTGCCCCGTTCCCTGTCAGCCGAGGTGCGGATAACCGGACGCAGTCAGCCTGAAGCCATGCGCATCCGAGACGAGATGCGCGTCCGCGCCGACCGGCAGCGTCACCAGGTTCGGGATGTGCCCGAACTGCAACCCCGTGATCACCGGAATGCGGATCACCGAGCGCACGTGCTCGATCATCGCGTTCAGGTCGTAGCCGTTGTCGTACTCGAAGGGCTTGCCTCCCGAGAAGTCGCCGAGCACCAGCGCCTGCTGCCGCTCGAGAATCCCCGCCAGATGCAGTTGATAGAGCGCCCGTTCGAGGCGGAACGGCTGTTCGTTGACGTCCTCGACAAACAGGATGCCGCCCTCCACCGGCGGCATATAAGGCGTGCCGACCAGCGAGCTCAGCACGGCCAGATTACCGCCCCACAGCATGCCGCTCACGTCCACCGCCTGCGCTTGCGGCACCGTGCCCGTCACCGTCACGCTCGGCGCGGTCAGTGCCGACCAGAAATGCTGCGTCATGGGTTCGCTGAGATTCTCCGCGCCGAAGTCGCCCATCAGCATCGGGCCGGCGAAGGTTTTCAGGCCGGCACGCGCCAGTAGCGCCAACTGGATCGCCGTGAAATC
Coding sequences:
- a CDS encoding helix-turn-helix domain-containing protein — encoded protein: MTTLADVSDMLKEVRRETSLSQYELARRAGVARTTVARMETLAKNDMSVSVLVRLLEAAGYDLKVVAHGHGRTLEDILAEQRATSGPNQ
- a CDS encoding type II toxin-antitoxin system HipA family toxin, whose product is MRLDVQVQGRKVATLFRERDEYVLQYEADAAPGDFVSLTMPVRQEAWRWPRDLHPFFRQNLPEGYLLNLIREQFGPLLDGTDLSLLAVVGAMGIGRVTVTPEGVAPGTELQALDIKDVLHGDNTAEHFAALVRDYARAAISGAVPKFIAPQRSSTERPAFDGPLGKPTIRTSRYIVKGSDENTPFLGFNEFYSMRVLERLGVAPVARTQMSDDGRALVVERFDVNAEGFPVHGVEDMCGLLGLPPHEKYNSTTEKVLNVAKAYLLDRISMRQQLEQLGWHLLSNYVVRNADCHTKNIALFYTSVDDVAFTPVYDIVTTQAYPRFAVNPPGLAVDGRKTWAAGKALERFFNSRAGIAPPKYAAMVEALCDSAVTVGHEVIEAAKNEPQWRGVAKQMLHAWNDGMESLRTPKKSVQFKNLKPVIAAAGFSAPEPPERSREIIGQSPLLAKRGRTKN
- a CDS encoding ureidoglycolate lyase; translation: MKTLAIEPLTKDAFALFGDVIELEGAKQIPINLGTTIRYHDLAKVDVTDEGGRALVNLFRGQPRVLPFEVKMLERHPLGSQAFVPLNDKPYLVVVAPAGELDAAQIRAFVTSGWQGVNYAKGVWHHPLIALGDVSDFVVVDRGGDGLNLNEQDLAESLWLTEDALSAVTV
- the alc gene encoding allantoicase gives rise to the protein MALPILDPNAPDFTRRYVNLADPRLGAQALEASDDFFAPKDRMLNPEPAVFIPGKYDDHGKWMDGWETRRKRTTGYDWCVVKLARPGVIKGLDLDTSHFTGNFPPAASVEAARVVDGVPNQSTQWTEIVPSTTLQGNSHHYHEVSDANAYTHLRVNIYPDGGIARLRVYGQPQVDWAGASRTEQFDLAAMENGAYLVAANNQHFGAASTILMPGRGVNMGDGWETRRRREPGNDWAIVALAQPGVIRKIEVDTAHFKGNYPDRCSIQAAYVTGGTDSSLITQAMFWPVLLGEQKLKMDNQHYFESELASLGPVTHVRFNIIPDGGVSRLRLWGTLA
- the uraD gene encoding 2-oxo-4-hydroxy-4-carboxy-5-ureidoimidazoline decarboxylase, coding for MKAMQYTLDQLNRISTDAFVAALSGIFEHSPWVAELAAGQRPFASIDALHHTMSNAVETAGETKQLALINAHPELAGKAAVRGELTAESTREQSGAGLSQCTQEEFDKLVGLNAAYREKFGFPFILAVRGYDRHGIIANFEARVNNSRADELRASLDQIYRIARFRLDDLIDA
- the puuE gene encoding allantoinase PuuE; the encoded protein is MPLDSNYPRDLIGYGRHPVQANWPGRARVAVQFVLNYEEGGENCVLHGDPGSEQFLSEIVGAAAYPARHMSMESIYEYGSRAGVWRILREFEKRGLPLTVFGVGMAIERHPDLGRAFVELGHEIACHGYRWIHYQDVSPEKEAEHMRLGMEAIERVTGERPLGWYTGRDSPNTHRLVAEYGGFLYDSDYYGDDLPFWMDVEVSGGAKTPQLIVPYTLDTNDMRFASPQGFNTADHFFTYLRDAFDVLYEEGDEAPKMLSIGMHCRLLGRPGRFRALQRFLDHLEQHDRVWVTRRVDIARHWREHHPYQQNYRGAAA
- a CDS encoding aspartate/glutamate racemase family protein → MRIKLINPNTTVRMTEAMGRCAREVVAPGTELIAVSPSMGPPSIEGYYDEALATPGLLAEIAAGEREGCDGYVIACFGDPGLYAARELARGPVIGIAEAAMHAASVLAPGFSVVTTLSRTCGMAWHLAERYGMTRFCRNVRATDVAVLELDQPGSAARRIILDECRRALEEDGSDAIVLGCAGMAELCAEIEDALGAPVVEGVTAAVKWVEALVTLRLATAKRGDYARPLAKRYDGALEAFSPTEANPNPMPPRVSRAGRM
- a CDS encoding NCS1 family nucleobase:cation symporter-1, which gives rise to MAQFSAAPRNPAIPAFDDEGPATDPGIPTGYSERLYNEDLAPLRHQTWSAYNIFAFWMSDVHSVGGYVFAGSLFALGLTSWQVLIALLVGITIVNLLCNLIAKPSQQNGVPYPVACRATFGVLGANIPAVIRGLIAVAWYGIQTYLASSALVIVLLKFFPQLLPYADVHRHGFMGLSTVGWCGFMLLWVLQALVFWHGMETIKKFIDFAGPAVYVVMFVLAGYMVWRAGWQNIGINLGGVKYHGLEVVPVMITAISLVVSYFSGPMLNFGDFSRYGKSFRSVKKGNFWGLPVNFLAFSLVTVVTTAATLPVFGQLITDPVETVGRIDYPSAVILGALTFTIATIGINIVANFVSPAFDFSNVAPRFISWRMGGMLAAVASIFITPWNLFNNPAVIHYTLDVLGSFIGPLYGVLIVDFYLVKRQKIVLNDLYTVSETGAYWYRNGVNYKAVAALLPAAVIAVICVMVPSLDGMANFSWFIGAALGAVFYRALTIR
- a CDS encoding GntR family transcriptional regulator, which gives rise to MSTPSLAGSNGSKPEAIAERIRAAILEHRLAPGAKLTEAQLCEVFGVKRGPIRQALALLATDRLVDLEPNRGAFVASPSLQEVHEVFEMRRIIELAVVERICAGHGPRRLKNMGSMIGRERKAFETRDFSAWIRLSGEFHTALASLTGNTVLCDCLNGLVARSTLISALYESLGRSPCSFEDHEAILAALDAGDAKEAAALMSRHLQSVELKMLDRPARGAADLHEVFGLRPGKTAAA
- the ldcA gene encoding muramoyltetrapeptide carboxypeptidase — protein: MTAHRTFELVAPSGYPHDAEAIHRALHRLHAQGHRVEGVNATERRYQRFAGTDGERAAELNRLADPSRKLPDIVLAVRGGYGAVRILHGLDYEGLQRRLTDQPVAFVGHSDFTAIQLALLARAGLKTFAGPMLMGDFGAENLSEPMTQHFWSALTAPSVTVTGTVPQAQAVDVSGMLWGGNLAVLSSLVGTPYMPPVEGGILFVEDVNEQPFRLERALYQLHLAGILERQQALVLGDFSGGKPFEYDNGYDLNAMIEHVRSVIRIPVITGLQFGHIPNLVTLPVGADAHLVSDAHGFRLTASGYPHLG